The Hymenobacter sp. GOD-10R genome includes a window with the following:
- a CDS encoding serine hydrolase domain-containing protein, which translates to MVATQLLAYILEDVHQTPYKELLAKYIEKPCGMQDARAFETEVSLLATGYNENGSHMANQSIATMQASGGLRYSAANMVKYLQYQLNERTKAVVLTHQPTWGTSDGEAIGYNWNIAKTVDSKRKLFHSGGSYGFASHCALYPELGFGIVLLANESDRNTQASLYDLSDQIVEGIYGTPAALKAFQQQLLAQNYEQAAAIYKAVKAEHREFYLSEEYVNEWGYKLARAGKTQPAIALFKLNAALYPKSWNTYDSLGEAYEMAGNKSLAVTNYQRSLTLNPKNTGAVEHLKKLGAAANK; encoded by the coding sequence ATGGTCGCGACGCAGCTGCTGGCCTACATTCTGGAAGACGTACATCAGACCCCATATAAGGAGCTGTTGGCCAAGTACATCGAAAAGCCCTGCGGTATGCAAGATGCCCGCGCCTTCGAAACCGAGGTTAGCTTGTTGGCGACGGGTTACAATGAGAACGGGAGCCACATGGCTAACCAGTCGATAGCCACTATGCAAGCGTCGGGTGGCTTGCGCTACAGTGCCGCGAACATGGTAAAATACCTGCAATATCAGCTCAACGAACGGACGAAAGCGGTAGTCCTAACGCATCAGCCGACCTGGGGAACTTCTGACGGGGAAGCCATTGGCTATAATTGGAACATCGCTAAAACCGTGGATAGCAAACGGAAGCTGTTCCATTCGGGTGGCTCCTATGGGTTTGCGAGTCATTGCGCGCTCTACCCAGAGCTAGGATTTGGGATTGTGCTGCTAGCAAACGAGTCGGACCGTAATACGCAAGCCAGCCTCTACGACTTGTCGGACCAGATCGTGGAGGGCATCTACGGAACTCCTGCGGCGCTGAAAGCTTTTCAGCAACAACTACTTGCACAAAATTACGAGCAAGCTGCCGCCATCTACAAAGCCGTAAAGGCAGAACACCGCGAATTTTATTTGTCGGAGGAATACGTGAACGAATGGGGCTACAAGCTAGCACGGGCCGGAAAAACGCAGCCAGCTATTGCGCTATTTAAGCTAAATGCGGCGCTATACCCCAAGAGCTGGAATACTTACGACAGCCTAGGCGAAGCTTATGAAATGGCTGGTAATAAGTCGCTTGCCGTAACAAATTACCAACGTTCCTTAACTCTCAATCCGAAGAACACGGGCGCGGTAGAGCACTTGAAGAAGCTTGGTGCAGCAGCCAATAAGTAA
- a CDS encoding energy transducer TonB, which yields MLSKALPATPPKTVRFLLAGALLCAAQVSLAQNSFNRWEGATPTPTPGKTAVKRGSVALKEKAWEEEKTKALAERHAKDSLQLASGQSVTLRRGLGQRLRQNSYSKEDAGFYDFTWEHLQYPPTALRAGLTGQVMVRLEVNPDGGVTNSTVTGDDIHQSAKSEKGASTAAGREAMRHNAQQLLLGLRFEPAPSTTQEEVPIRYVMQ from the coding sequence ATGCTCTCGAAAGCACTACCAGCAACACCACCCAAAACTGTTCGATTCTTACTTGCGGGCGCTCTTCTTTGCGCTGCGCAGGTAAGCCTTGCCCAAAATTCTTTCAATCGTTGGGAGGGCGCTACTCCAACGCCTACGCCCGGCAAAACAGCCGTCAAGCGAGGCAGCGTTGCGCTAAAAGAAAAAGCGTGGGAAGAAGAAAAGACTAAAGCCTTAGCAGAACGTCACGCAAAAGATTCTCTACAATTAGCTAGCGGTCAGTCCGTAACGTTACGCCGTGGCCTAGGCCAGCGGCTCCGTCAGAATTCCTATAGCAAGGAAGACGCAGGCTTCTACGACTTCACCTGGGAGCATTTGCAGTACCCACCCACAGCCCTCCGTGCTGGCCTAACTGGGCAAGTAATGGTGCGCTTGGAGGTAAACCCCGATGGCGGTGTGACGAACTCTACCGTGACTGGCGATGATATTCACCAGAGCGCCAAATCAGAAAAGGGTGCTTCGACTGCTGCCGGTCGTGAAGCCATGCGCCACAACGCGCAACAACTCCTATTGGGGTTGCGCTTTGAGCCCGCGCCTTCCACCACCCAGGAGGAAGTGCCTATCCGCTACGTGATGCAATAG
- a CDS encoding thymidylate synthase: MQQYLDLVRQILDHGTQKTDRTGTGTLSIFGPQMRFNLADGFPLVTTKKVHLKSIIHELLWFLKGDTNIAYLKEHGVKIWDEWADATGELGPVYGKQWRNWPKPDGSHIDQISEVVRQLRQSPDSRRILVSAWNVAELDQMALMPCHALFQFYVADGKLSCQLYQRSADIFLGVPFNIASYALLTLMMAQVTDLAPGEFIWTGGDTHLYSNHLEQAQLQLTREPRPLPQMHLNPAVKDIFGFQYDDFKLENYDAWPAIKAPVAV; the protein is encoded by the coding sequence ATGCAACAATACCTAGACCTCGTTCGCCAAATTCTTGACCACGGCACCCAGAAAACCGACCGCACGGGTACCGGTACGCTCAGCATCTTCGGGCCTCAAATGCGCTTTAACCTAGCCGATGGTTTCCCGCTGGTGACCACTAAGAAGGTGCACCTAAAGAGCATTATCCACGAGCTGCTGTGGTTTCTCAAAGGCGACACGAACATTGCCTACTTGAAGGAGCATGGGGTAAAGATTTGGGACGAGTGGGCTGATGCCACCGGCGAGTTAGGCCCGGTGTACGGCAAGCAGTGGCGCAACTGGCCCAAGCCCGACGGCTCTCACATCGACCAGATCAGCGAAGTAGTGCGCCAATTGCGGCAGTCGCCTGACTCGCGCCGCATCCTGGTTAGCGCCTGGAACGTGGCCGAACTCGACCAGATGGCGCTCATGCCTTGCCATGCGCTCTTCCAGTTTTACGTGGCCGACGGAAAACTTTCTTGCCAGCTTTACCAGCGCTCCGCCGACATCTTTTTGGGCGTTCCTTTCAACATCGCCAGCTACGCGTTGCTCACCCTCATGATGGCCCAAGTGACGGACCTAGCTCCTGGCGAATTCATTTGGACCGGTGGCGATACCCACTTGTATTCCAATCACCTAGAGCAGGCGCAGCTTCAACTCACCCGCGAGCCGCGTCCGCTGCCGCAAATGCATCTGAACCCGGCCGTGAAGGATATTTTTGGCTTCCAGTACGACGACTTTAAGCTGGAGAATTACGACGCGTGGCCGGCCATCAAAGCGCCGGTAGCGGTTTAA